The proteins below are encoded in one region of Parafrankia discariae:
- a CDS encoding sucrase ferredoxin → MTTTAEPPFFGLDRDAKVRCSDWARASSLSPAGTAGTYPGYLLVEIPLPWPHDVGETAQAAVVAPVIAPAGYRLQAVMPVDPDTPAESRRVILHARAPGAPGDLGDPGFAGYRRFETTAGPSLPDTVAALVAAAADPAPSSLEAPAVDVLVCGHGRRDACCGRLGAGLAVRLAAPGPRAGVNLWRTSHLGGHRFAPVALVLPQGTGWAFADLGLVDAVLSREGDFAAVADRYRGCSGLDSPQVQALEVEVLRREGWRVLDRPRGGSFDGSVAELTFQEDDGRTVTWSGSVQPGRTVPTPDCLQPPASARKSQTEWAVSAVVRREQARLT, encoded by the coding sequence ACCGCGGAGCCCCCCTTCTTCGGCCTCGACCGCGACGCGAAGGTCAGATGCAGCGACTGGGCGCGCGCGAGCTCCCTCTCCCCGGCGGGGACCGCCGGCACCTACCCGGGCTATCTGCTCGTCGAGATCCCGCTGCCGTGGCCGCACGACGTCGGCGAGACCGCGCAGGCCGCGGTGGTCGCGCCCGTCATCGCCCCCGCCGGCTACCGGCTGCAGGCGGTCATGCCCGTCGACCCCGACACCCCGGCGGAGAGCCGCCGGGTGATCCTGCACGCCCGAGCACCGGGCGCGCCGGGCGACCTGGGCGACCCGGGCTTCGCCGGCTACCGACGTTTCGAGACCACAGCCGGCCCGTCGCTGCCGGACACCGTCGCCGCCCTGGTCGCCGCGGCCGCCGATCCGGCGCCGTCGAGCCTGGAGGCTCCCGCGGTCGACGTCCTGGTGTGCGGGCACGGCCGGCGGGACGCGTGCTGCGGCCGGCTCGGGGCGGGGCTGGCGGTCCGGCTCGCGGCGCCCGGCCCGCGCGCGGGCGTGAACCTGTGGCGCACCAGCCACCTGGGCGGGCACCGTTTCGCCCCGGTCGCGCTCGTGCTCCCGCAGGGCACCGGCTGGGCGTTCGCCGACCTCGGCCTGGTCGACGCGGTGCTGAGCCGCGAGGGCGACTTCGCCGCCGTCGCCGATCGCTACCGCGGCTGCTCCGGTCTGGACAGCCCCCAGGTGCAGGCACTGGAGGTCGAGGTGCTGCGCCGCGAGGGATGGCGTGTGCTGGACCGCCCGCGCGGCGGCTCGTTCGACGGCTCGGTCGCCGAGCTGACCTTCCAGGAGGACGACGGCAGGACCGTCACGTGGTCGGGGAGTGTCCAGCCCGGACGCACGGTCCCCACCCCCGACTGTCTGCAGCCGCCCGCCTCGGCTCGCAAGAGCCAGACCGAATGGGCCGTCTCCGCGGTCGTCCGCCGCGAGCAGGCGCGGCTCACCTGA